From Streptomyces sp. 6-11-2, one genomic window encodes:
- a CDS encoding carboxymuconolactone decarboxylase family protein: MRSPLGSAPKASGRSARSPGFEGRNPATLPPGGVGQAFHYVGPLRRPGCHTGALPSVVPVQAPARCSGNRRNWRWPPWPASRSPRPAPACSASSSGTAGASTARCWTPPGRSRTIRGSCGAIWRFEQSLAKWNRLDPDLKALAEMASAAAIGCSWCMDFGYWVAREHGMAPEKLHDVPAWRDSDAYTPLERDVLAYAEAMTATPPTVDDDLAARLRDRLGEPALVELTAVVAVENLRSRMNSALGLTSQGFKDSCEVPESARGTDSAPTRHPGPVKEAEGRVSP, translated from the coding sequence ATGCGCTCTCCGCTGGGGTCGGCGCCGAAGGCTTCGGGCCGCAGTGCACGGAGCCCCGGGTTCGAAGGACGGAATCCTGCCACGCTACCTCCAGGTGGAGTCGGTCAGGCTTTCCATTATGTCGGGCCCCTCCGACGGCCCGGATGTCACACCGGCGCGCTCCCGTCCGTCGTACCGGTGCAGGCACCCGCGAGGTGCTCAGGGAACCGACGCAACTGGAGGTGGCCGCCATGGCCCGCGTCTCGCTCACCCCGCCCCGCACCCGCTTGTTCCGCCTCGTCGAGTGGTACAGCAGGCGCGTCTACGGCAAGGTGCTGGACCCCGCCCGGGCGCTCGCGCACAATCCGCGGGTCCTGTGGAGCGATCTGGCGGTTCGAGCAGTCGCTGGCCAAGTGGAACAGGCTCGACCCCGATCTGAAGGCGCTCGCCGAGATGGCGTCGGCCGCCGCCATCGGCTGCTCGTGGTGCATGGACTTCGGCTACTGGGTCGCCCGCGAGCACGGGATGGCACCCGAGAAGCTGCACGACGTCCCCGCGTGGCGGGACAGCGACGCCTACACGCCGCTGGAGCGCGACGTCCTCGCGTACGCCGAGGCCATGACGGCCACGCCGCCCACGGTCGACGACGACCTGGCCGCCCGCCTGCGCGACCGGCTGGGCGAGCCGGCCCTGGTCGAACTGACGGCGGTGGTCGCGGTCGAGAACCTGCGCTCACGCATGAACTCCGCGCTGGGTCTGACGAGTCAGGGCTTCAAGGACTCCTGCGAGGTCCCGGAATCCGCACGGGGCACGGACAGCGCGCCGACAAGGCACCCCGGTCCCGTCAAGGAGGCCGAGGGCCGGGTCTCGCCCTGA
- a CDS encoding SGNH/GDSL hydrolase family protein, with product MIGSYVALGDSFTEGVGDPGPDGAFVGWADRFAVLLADRRPEGGFQYTNLAVRGKLLDQIVADQVSRAVELAPDLVSFCAGGNDIIRPGTDPDDVAERFENAVSRLAAVSGTVMVTTGFDTRGVPLLKHLRGKIATYNGHVRAIADRYGCPVLDLWSLKAVQDRRAWDGDRLHLSPDGHTRVALRAGQVLGLDVPADPEQPWPPLPPRGTLEVRRDDVHWAREYLVPWIGRRLRGESSGDDVTAKGALSPDAIRTRIASVA from the coding sequence GTGATCGGGTCGTACGTGGCGCTGGGGGACAGCTTCACCGAGGGCGTCGGCGACCCCGGCCCCGACGGGGCGTTCGTCGGCTGGGCCGACCGCTTCGCCGTCCTGCTCGCCGACCGGCGGCCCGAGGGCGGCTTCCAGTACACCAACCTCGCCGTGCGCGGGAAGCTGCTCGACCAGATCGTGGCGGACCAGGTCTCCCGGGCCGTCGAACTCGCCCCCGACCTGGTCTCGTTCTGTGCCGGCGGCAACGACATCATCCGCCCCGGCACCGATCCGGACGACGTGGCCGAGCGTTTCGAGAACGCGGTCTCCAGGCTCGCCGCCGTCTCGGGCACGGTCATGGTGACCACCGGCTTCGACACGCGGGGCGTGCCCCTGCTCAAGCATCTGCGCGGCAAGATCGCCACGTACAACGGGCATGTGCGGGCCATCGCCGACCGCTACGGCTGCCCGGTGCTCGACCTGTGGTCGCTGAAGGCCGTCCAGGACCGCCGCGCCTGGGACGGCGACCGCCTGCACCTCTCCCCCGACGGGCACACGCGCGTGGCGCTGCGCGCCGGCCAGGTCCTCGGACTCGACGTCCCGGCCGATCCGGAGCAGCCCTGGCCGCCGCTGCCGCCCCGCGGCACGCTGGAGGTCCGCCGCGACGACGTGCACTGGGCGCGCGAGTACCTGGTGCCGTGGATCGGCCGCCGACTGCGCGGCGAGTCCTCCGGCGACGACGTGACAGCCAAGGGCGCCCTGTCCCCCGACGCCATCAGGACCCGAATCGCTTCGGTGGCCTGA
- a CDS encoding alpha-galactosidase — translation MLETADDGRTWLLTGPTSGYAVHLTGRGELLHLHWGPRITLADAEALAARPLPNARPFESPLDGHEEYPVEGGPRFVRPALSVRTAERRGTEWTFGAHRTEGDELRLLFHDSGLDITLHYRMRGDVVERRVTLANRGPEAVEVLRADSATWTLPDREGWRLSQLHGRWAAESRLVRTGLTYGEKVLGSRRGHTGHQHLPWVALDTGAGEEHGEVYGCALGWSGSWRIAVAQLPDARVQITGGAGHDDSGLLMLPAGETYTSPVFAGLWSDGGHGGASRAWHAYQRRYVVPDADRDRPVLYNSWEATGFDISEEQQGALARRAAAIGVELFVVDDGWFGARTSDRAGLGDWWPNPDRFPGGLKPLADRVHGLGMRFGIWVEPEMVNRDSDLYRAHPDWVQHQPGRTRTEFRNQFVLNLAREDVREHLWERLDGLLSSAPIDYVKWDFNRCFTDAGWPVEPYPQRLWTDHVRALYALLDRLRAAHPGVAFESCSGGGGRIDLGVLSRTDQVWTSDNTDPLDRLAIQHGFSQIHPARVMAAWVTDSPNTMLNGRSSTLRFRFVSAMAGVLGVGGDLTRWTEEELAEAREWIALYKEIRPVVQRGDLYRLRAPRGGLSAVQYVLGDDTVVLALLQAQHHGEPVPALRLRGLDPAASYACGDTGEVHRGALLLHHGLRTGLRGDFDATVVRLRRV, via the coding sequence ATGCTGGAGACCGCCGATGACGGCCGCACATGGCTGCTGACCGGGCCCACGAGCGGCTACGCCGTCCATCTCACCGGGCGCGGTGAACTGCTCCACCTGCACTGGGGCCCGAGGATCACCCTCGCCGACGCCGAGGCCCTGGCCGCCCGCCCGCTGCCGAACGCCCGGCCCTTCGAGTCCCCGCTCGACGGACACGAGGAGTACCCGGTCGAGGGCGGCCCCCGCTTCGTACGGCCCGCGCTGTCCGTGCGCACCGCCGAACGGCGCGGCACCGAGTGGACCTTCGGGGCGCACCGGACCGAGGGCGACGAACTGCGACTGCTCTTTCACGACTCGGGGCTGGACATCACACTCCACTACCGGATGCGCGGGGACGTCGTCGAGCGCCGGGTCACCCTCGCCAACCGGGGGCCCGAGGCCGTGGAGGTGCTGCGCGCCGACTCCGCCACCTGGACCCTGCCCGACCGCGAGGGCTGGCGGCTGTCCCAGCTGCACGGCCGCTGGGCCGCCGAGTCCCGCCTGGTGCGCACCGGCCTCACCTACGGCGAGAAGGTCCTCGGCAGCCGCCGCGGCCACACCGGCCACCAGCACCTGCCGTGGGTCGCCCTGGACACCGGCGCCGGCGAGGAGCACGGCGAGGTCTACGGCTGCGCCCTGGGCTGGTCAGGCTCCTGGCGGATCGCGGTCGCCCAGCTCCCGGACGCGCGCGTCCAGATCACCGGTGGCGCCGGGCACGACGACTCGGGGCTGCTGATGCTCCCGGCCGGAGAGACGTACACCAGCCCCGTCTTCGCCGGCCTGTGGAGCGACGGCGGACACGGCGGCGCGAGCCGTGCCTGGCACGCCTACCAGCGGCGGTACGTCGTCCCCGACGCGGACCGGGACCGGCCGGTGCTCTACAACTCCTGGGAGGCCACCGGGTTCGACATCTCCGAGGAGCAGCAGGGGGCTCTCGCGCGGCGGGCGGCGGCGATCGGCGTGGAACTGTTCGTCGTGGACGACGGCTGGTTCGGCGCCCGCACCAGTGACCGCGCCGGGCTCGGCGACTGGTGGCCCAACCCCGACCGGTTCCCCGGCGGCCTGAAGCCGCTCGCCGACCGGGTGCACGGCCTCGGCATGCGGTTCGGCATCTGGGTCGAGCCGGAGATGGTCAACCGCGACAGCGACCTGTACCGCGCGCACCCCGACTGGGTGCAGCACCAACCCGGGCGCACGCGGACGGAGTTCCGCAACCAGTTCGTCCTCAACCTCGCGCGCGAGGACGTGCGCGAGCATCTGTGGGAGCGGCTGGACGGTCTGCTCTCCAGCGCCCCGATCGACTATGTGAAGTGGGACTTCAACCGCTGCTTCACCGACGCGGGCTGGCCCGTTGAGCCGTACCCGCAGCGGCTGTGGACCGACCATGTGCGGGCGCTGTACGCCCTGCTGGACCGGCTGCGGGCCGCGCACCCCGGCGTCGCCTTCGAGTCCTGCTCGGGCGGCGGCGGCCGGATCGACCTCGGTGTCCTGTCCCGTACGGACCAGGTGTGGACCTCCGACAACACCGATCCGCTGGACCGGCTCGCCATCCAGCACGGCTTCAGCCAGATCCATCCCGCGCGGGTCATGGCCGCCTGGGTCACCGACAGCCCGAACACCATGCTCAACGGGCGGTCCAGCACGCTGCGCTTCCGCTTCGTGAGCGCCATGGCGGGCGTGCTCGGAGTGGGCGGCGACCTCACCCGGTGGACGGAGGAGGAACTGGCCGAGGCCCGCGAGTGGATCGCCCTCTACAAGGAGATCCGGCCGGTGGTCCAGCGCGGCGACCTGTACCGGCTGCGGGCCCCGCGGGGCGGGCTGAGCGCGGTGCAGTACGTCCTCGGTGACGACACCGTCGTCCTCGCCCTGCTCCAGGCGCAGCACCACGGCGAGCCCGTGCCCGCGCTGCGGCTGCGCGGACTGGACCCGGCGGCGTCGTACGCGTGCGGGGACACCGGGGAAGTGCACCGGGGTGCCCTGCTGCTGCACCACGGGCTGCGCACCGGGCTGCGGGGCGACTTCGACGCGACGGTCGTCCGGCTGCGGCGGGTCTGA
- a CDS encoding tyrosine-protein phosphatase gives MTQQVPSTEPELAAVRNFRDVGGLPTADGRRVRHGMLFRSGHLAHATDEDASFLGSLGLHTIFDFRNAADVKLEGPDVELPGVRHVNLPLSDPADGAEFWKMVRDGDLDELRSVLDDGKGAHRMIASYRMIIKERTGEHSRVLHALAEDCVPVLMHCAAGKDRAGLSVAVTLLALGVERDAIVADYLESNAKHRRYKVHRSGTSAAAYSPEVMELLSPLFEARAEYLAAALETIEETWGGVDSYLERGLRLAPETRERLRERLLD, from the coding sequence GTGACGCAGCAGGTCCCCTCGACCGAACCCGAGCTGGCCGCAGTGCGCAACTTCCGTGATGTGGGCGGGCTGCCGACCGCGGACGGCCGGCGGGTGCGGCACGGGATGCTGTTCCGCAGCGGCCACCTCGCGCACGCGACCGACGAGGACGCGTCCTTCCTCGGTTCCCTGGGCCTGCACACGATCTTCGACTTCCGCAACGCGGCCGACGTCAAGTTGGAGGGTCCGGACGTCGAACTGCCGGGCGTGCGCCACGTGAACCTGCCGCTGAGCGACCCGGCGGACGGCGCCGAGTTCTGGAAGATGGTCCGCGACGGAGACCTCGACGAGTTGCGCTCCGTCCTGGACGACGGCAAGGGCGCGCACCGGATGATCGCGTCCTACCGCATGATCATCAAGGAGCGCACCGGCGAGCACTCCCGGGTGCTGCACGCGCTCGCCGAGGACTGTGTCCCGGTCCTGATGCACTGTGCGGCGGGCAAGGACCGCGCGGGCCTGTCGGTCGCCGTGACCCTTCTCGCCCTGGGCGTGGAGCGGGACGCGATCGTCGCCGACTACCTGGAGTCGAACGCCAAGCACCGCCGCTACAAGGTGCACCGCAGCGGTACCTCGGCCGCGGCCTACTCCCCCGAGGTCATGGAACTGCTCAGCCCCCTGTTCGAGGCGCGCGCCGAGTACCTGGCGGCGGCCCTGGAGACCATCGAGGAGACCTGGGGCGGCGTCGACTCCTATCTGGAGCGGGGACTGCGGCTGGCTCCCGAAACCCGGGAGCGGCTGCGCGAGCGGCTGCTGGACTGA
- a CDS encoding DUF6126 family protein, with amino-acid sequence MSNLEEKFPRALWVRLVIYTVVGHFFAGFVWFLFSVGGSK; translated from the coding sequence ATGAGCAACCTGGAAGAGAAGTTCCCGCGCGCCCTGTGGGTCCGGCTCGTCATCTACACCGTCGTCGGGCACTTCTTCGCCGGGTTCGTCTGGTTCCTGTTCTCGGTCGGCGGCTCCAAGTGA
- a CDS encoding helix-turn-helix domain-containing protein, whose product MNSPESQPSAGPAEDLPAVAPQLRALRRRAALTLEAAARAAGLSPAHLSRLETGQRQPSLPMLLALARVYGTTVSELLGENVADRDAVVRAEDMEPTRAGGWTYWQAGASGRGMQALRVRVPHGSQGDIVRVHPGEEWLYVLEGHLRLRLGDATHLLVPGTSAHFDSLTPHRIAAESPDGVELLFVHTLLQSPTAALCLGPHIGDMP is encoded by the coding sequence ATGAACTCTCCAGAGTCCCAGCCCTCGGCGGGGCCGGCCGAGGACCTGCCCGCCGTCGCGCCGCAACTGCGGGCGCTGCGCCGCCGTGCCGCACTGACCCTGGAGGCCGCGGCTCGCGCCGCCGGACTGTCGCCCGCCCACCTCTCCCGCCTGGAGACCGGGCAGCGCCAGCCCTCGCTGCCGATGCTGCTCGCGCTCGCCCGCGTCTATGGTACGACCGTCTCCGAACTGCTCGGCGAGAACGTCGCCGACCGGGACGCGGTCGTGCGCGCCGAGGACATGGAGCCGACGCGGGCCGGCGGCTGGACGTACTGGCAGGCCGGCGCGTCCGGCCGAGGGATGCAGGCCCTGCGGGTCCGTGTCCCGCACGGCTCCCAGGGCGACATCGTGCGCGTACACCCCGGCGAGGAGTGGCTGTACGTCCTCGAGGGGCACCTCAGGCTTCGCCTCGGGGACGCCACGCACCTGCTCGTGCCGGGCACCAGCGCGCACTTCGACTCGCTGACCCCGCACCGCATCGCGGCCGAGAGCCCGGACGGGGTCGAGCTCCTCTTCGTCCACACCCTGTTGCAGAGTCCCACGGCCGCGCTGTGCCTGGGCCCCCACATCGGAGACATGCCATGA
- a CDS encoding aspartate aminotransferase family protein → MTTEFDLGALLSERGAERYELHARHLNHQLPRMLHTIGFDKVYERAEGAYFWDAEGDDYLDMLSGFGVMGLGRHHPVVRKALHDVLDAQLADLTRFDCQPLPGLLAERLLAHSPHLDRAFFGNSGTEAVETALKFARRATGRPRILYCEHSFHGLTAGSLSVNGEEGFRDGFAPLLPDTAVPLGDLDALERELRKGDVAALIVEPIQGKGVHEAPPGWLRAAQELLHRHKALLIADEVQTGLGRTGDFYAYQHEDGVEPDLVCVAKALSGGYVPVSATLGRDWIFKKVYSSIDRVLVHSASFGSNAQAMAAGLAVLSVMENEQIVANARATGELLKSRLAALTDRYELLADVRGRGLMIGIEFGRPRSLKLRGRWTMLQAARKGLFAQMVVVPLLQRHRILTQVSGDHLEVIKLIPPLVIGEAEVDRFVDAFTAVMDDAHGGGLMWDFGKTLVKQAVANR, encoded by the coding sequence ATGACCACGGAGTTCGACCTCGGCGCCCTGCTGTCCGAGCGCGGCGCCGAGCGTTACGAGCTGCACGCCAGGCACCTCAACCACCAACTGCCGCGCATGCTCCACACCATCGGCTTCGACAAGGTCTACGAGCGGGCCGAGGGCGCGTACTTCTGGGACGCGGAGGGCGACGACTACCTGGACATGCTCTCCGGCTTCGGGGTGATGGGCCTGGGCCGCCATCACCCCGTCGTCCGCAAGGCGCTGCACGACGTGCTGGACGCCCAGCTCGCCGACCTCACCCGCTTCGACTGCCAGCCGCTGCCCGGGCTGCTGGCCGAGCGGCTGCTCGCGCACAGCCCGCACCTGGACCGGGCGTTCTTCGGCAACAGCGGCACGGAGGCGGTGGAGACCGCGCTGAAGTTCGCCCGCCGCGCCACCGGCAGGCCACGGATCCTGTACTGCGAGCACTCCTTCCACGGCCTGACCGCCGGCTCGCTGTCCGTCAACGGCGAGGAGGGCTTCCGGGACGGGTTCGCCCCGCTGCTGCCCGACACCGCCGTCCCGCTCGGCGACCTCGACGCGCTCGAGCGGGAGCTGAGGAAGGGCGACGTGGCCGCCCTGATCGTCGAGCCGATCCAGGGCAAGGGCGTGCACGAGGCCCCGCCCGGCTGGCTGCGCGCCGCGCAGGAGCTGCTGCACCGGCACAAGGCGCTGCTCATCGCCGACGAGGTGCAGACGGGCCTGGGCCGCACCGGCGATTTCTACGCCTACCAGCACGAGGACGGGGTCGAGCCGGACCTGGTCTGCGTGGCCAAGGCCCTGTCCGGCGGATATGTGCCGGTGAGCGCGACCCTCGGCAGGGACTGGATCTTCAAGAAGGTCTACTCCTCGATCGACCGGGTGCTGGTCCACTCGGCGAGTTTCGGGTCCAACGCCCAGGCCATGGCGGCGGGGCTGGCCGTGCTGTCCGTGATGGAGAACGAGCAGATCGTGGCCAACGCGCGGGCCACGGGCGAGCTGCTCAAGTCCCGGCTGGCGGCGCTTACCGACCGGTACGAGCTGCTCGCCGACGTGCGCGGCCGGGGCCTGATGATCGGCATCGAGTTCGGCCGGCCGAGGTCGCTGAAACTGCGTGGGCGCTGGACCATGCTCCAGGCGGCCCGCAAGGGACTGTTCGCGCAGATGGTGGTCGTCCCGCTGCTGCAACGGCACCGTATCCTGACCCAGGTCTCCGGCGACCACCTGGAGGTGATCAAGCTGATCCCGCCGCTGGTCATCGGGGAGGCGGAGGTCGACCGGTTCGTGGACGCCTTCACCGCCGTGATGGACGACGCGCACGGCGGCGGGCTGATGTGGGACTTCGGAAAGACGCTGGTCAAGCAGGCCGTCGCCAACCGGTGA
- the dxs gene encoding 1-deoxy-D-xylulose-5-phosphate synthase, translated as MTILESIRGPRDLKALSEAELGELSDEIREFLVQAVARTGGHLGPNLGVVELTVALHRVFESPVDRILWDTGHQSYVHKLLTGRQDFSKLRGKGGLSGYPAREESEHDVIENSHASTALGWADGLAKARQVQGEKGHVIAVIGDGALTGGMAWEALNNIAAARDRPLIIVVNDNERSYAPTIGGLANHLATLRTTDGYEKVLAWGKDVLQRTPVVGNTLYESLHGAKKGFKDAFAPQGMFEDLGLKYLGPIDGHDIKAVESALRRAKRFHGPVLVHCLTEKGRGYEPALAHEEDHFHTVGVMDPLTCEPLTPAGGPSWTSVFGDEIVRIGEEREDVVAITAAMLHPVGLGKFAERFPDRVWDVGIAEQHAVVSAAGLATGGLHPVVAVYATFLNRAFDQLLMDVALHRCGVTFVLDRAGVTGVDGPSHNGMWDMSVLQVVPGLRIAAPRDADQLRAQLREAVAVDDAPTLVRFPKESAGPRIEATGRVGGMDVLRRAERSDVLLVAVGVMAPVCLQAAELLQARGIGCTVVDPRWVKPVDPALPGLAAGHRLVAVVEDNSRAAGVGAAVALALGDAEVDVPVRRFGIPEQFLAHAKRGEVLADIGLTPVEVAGRIGASLAVREQAGTIPAQEGAGAVMAVKETTE; from the coding sequence GTGACCATTCTGGAGAGCATCCGGGGACCACGCGACCTGAAGGCGTTGTCCGAGGCGGAACTGGGTGAACTGTCCGACGAGATACGCGAGTTCCTGGTGCAAGCGGTCGCCAGAACCGGTGGCCACCTCGGGCCCAACCTGGGCGTGGTGGAACTCACCGTCGCACTGCACCGGGTCTTCGAGTCGCCGGTCGACCGGATCCTGTGGGACACCGGTCACCAGAGTTATGTGCACAAACTTCTGACAGGACGTCAGGACTTCTCCAAGCTGCGCGGCAAGGGAGGGCTGTCCGGCTACCCGGCACGGGAGGAGTCCGAGCACGACGTCATCGAGAACAGCCACGCCTCCACGGCGCTCGGCTGGGCCGACGGACTCGCCAAGGCCCGCCAGGTGCAGGGCGAGAAGGGACACGTCATCGCCGTCATCGGGGACGGCGCGCTGACCGGCGGCATGGCCTGGGAGGCGCTGAACAACATCGCGGCCGCCAGGGACCGGCCGCTGATCATCGTCGTCAACGACAACGAGCGGTCCTACGCGCCGACCATCGGCGGCCTCGCCAACCATCTGGCCACCCTGCGCACCACCGACGGATACGAGAAGGTCCTGGCCTGGGGCAAGGACGTCCTCCAGCGCACCCCGGTCGTCGGCAACACCCTCTACGAGTCGCTGCACGGCGCGAAGAAGGGCTTCAAGGACGCCTTCGCACCGCAGGGCATGTTCGAGGACCTGGGGCTGAAGTACCTCGGCCCGATCGACGGACACGACATCAAGGCCGTCGAGTCGGCGCTGCGCCGGGCCAAACGCTTCCACGGCCCCGTCCTGGTCCACTGCCTCACCGAGAAGGGCCGCGGCTACGAACCCGCCCTCGCCCACGAGGAGGACCACTTCCACACCGTGGGCGTGATGGACCCGCTCACCTGTGAGCCCCTCACCCCCGCCGGCGGGCCGTCCTGGACCTCCGTGTTCGGCGACGAGATCGTGAGGATCGGCGAGGAGCGGGAAGACGTCGTGGCGATCACCGCCGCCATGCTGCACCCGGTGGGCCTCGGCAAGTTCGCCGAGCGCTTCCCGGACCGGGTGTGGGACGTGGGCATCGCCGAGCAGCACGCGGTCGTCTCGGCCGCGGGGCTCGCCACCGGCGGTCTGCACCCGGTCGTCGCCGTCTACGCCACCTTCCTCAACCGCGCCTTCGACCAGCTCCTGATGGACGTGGCCCTGCACCGCTGCGGGGTCACCTTCGTCCTGGACCGGGCGGGAGTGACCGGCGTCGACGGGCCCTCCCACAACGGCATGTGGGACATGTCCGTCCTCCAGGTCGTACCCGGCCTCAGGATCGCCGCGCCGCGTGACGCCGACCAGCTGCGGGCCCAGCTGCGCGAGGCCGTCGCCGTCGACGACGCGCCGACCCTGGTCCGTTTCCCCAAGGAGTCGGCCGGCCCGCGGATCGAGGCCACGGGCCGCGTCGGCGGCATGGACGTGCTGCGCCGGGCGGAGCGGTCCGACGTGCTGCTGGTCGCCGTCGGCGTGATGGCGCCGGTGTGCCTCCAGGCCGCCGAACTGCTCCAGGCGCGGGGCATCGGCTGCACCGTCGTCGACCCGCGCTGGGTCAAGCCCGTCGATCCGGCGCTGCCGGGCCTGGCCGCCGGGCACCGGCTGGTGGCCGTGGTCGAGGACAACAGCCGTGCGGCCGGTGTCGGCGCCGCGGTCGCCCTGGCCCTCGGTGACGCCGAGGTCGACGTACCGGTACGGAGGTTCGGCATCCCGGAACAGTTCCTCGCGCACGCCAAGCGCGGGGAGGTACTGGCCGACATCGGGCTCACCCCGGTCGAGGTCGCCGGACGGATCGGCGCGAGCCTGGCCGTGCGGGAGCAGGCCGGGACGATCCCGGCGCAGGAGGGCGCCGGGGCCGTCATGGCAGTCAAGGAGACAACCGAATGA
- the ispG gene encoding flavodoxin-dependent (E)-4-hydroxy-3-methylbut-2-enyl-diphosphate synthase, translated as MTAIPLGVPEVPARPIAERRASRRIQVGSVAVGGDAPVSVQSMTTTRTSDVGATLQQIAELTASGCQIVRVACPTQDDADVLATIARKSQIPVIADIHFQPKYVFAAIEAGCAAVRVNPGNIKQFDDKVREIARAAKDHGTPIRIGVNAGSLDRRLLQKYGKATPEALVESALWEASLFEEHDFRDIKISVKHNDPVVMIEAYRQLAAQCDYPLHLGVTEAGPAFQGTIKSAVAFGALLSEGIGDTIRVSLSAPPVEEIKVGIQILESLNLRQRGLEIVSCPSCGRAQVDVYKLAEEVTAGLTGMEVPLRVAVMGCVVNGPGEAREADLGVASGNGKGQIFVKGQVIKTVPESKIVETLIEEAMKIAEQMGNDDAASGGRTGTGTPTVTVG; from the coding sequence ATGACGGCCATTCCCCTGGGCGTCCCCGAGGTACCGGCCCGGCCGATCGCCGAGCGGCGCGCGTCGCGCCGGATCCAGGTCGGTTCCGTGGCGGTGGGCGGGGACGCGCCGGTGTCGGTGCAGTCGATGACGACGACGCGTACGTCGGATGTCGGCGCCACCTTGCAGCAGATCGCGGAGCTGACGGCTTCGGGTTGTCAGATCGTGCGGGTGGCGTGTCCGACGCAGGACGACGCGGACGTGTTGGCGACGATCGCGCGGAAGTCGCAGATCCCGGTGATCGCGGACATTCACTTCCAGCCGAAGTACGTGTTCGCGGCGATCGAGGCGGGCTGTGCGGCGGTGCGGGTGAATCCGGGCAACATCAAGCAGTTCGACGACAAGGTGAGGGAGATCGCCAGGGCGGCGAAGGACCATGGGACGCCGATCCGTATCGGGGTGAACGCGGGTTCCCTGGACCGGCGGCTGCTGCAGAAGTACGGGAAGGCGACTCCGGAGGCGCTGGTGGAGTCGGCGCTGTGGGAGGCGTCCCTGTTCGAGGAGCACGACTTCCGGGACATCAAGATCTCGGTCAAGCACAACGACCCGGTCGTGATGATCGAGGCCTACCGGCAGCTCGCCGCCCAATGCGACTACCCGCTCCACCTCGGCGTGACCGAGGCCGGTCCGGCCTTCCAGGGCACGATCAAGTCGGCTGTCGCCTTCGGTGCGCTGCTCTCCGAGGGCATCGGCGACACCATCCGGGTGTCGCTGTCCGCGCCGCCGGTCGAGGAGATCAAGGTCGGTATCCAGATCCTGGAGTCGCTGAATCTGCGTCAGCGTGGTCTGGAGATCGTCTCCTGTCCGTCCTGCGGCCGGGCCCAGGTCGATGTGTACAAGCTGGCCGAGGAGGTCACGGCGGGTCTGACCGGTATGGAGGTGCCGTTGCGCGTCGCGGTCATGGGCTGTGTCGTGAACGGTCCCGGTGAGGCCCGTGAGGCCGACCTCGGGGTCGCCTCCGGCAACGGCAAGGGGCAGATCTTCGTCAAGGGGCAGGTCATCAAGACCGTTCCGGAGTCGAAGATCGTGGAGACCCTGATCGAGGAGGCCATGAAGATCGCCGAGCAGATGGGGAACGACGACGCCGCTTCCGGCGGCCGCACCGGCACGGGGACGCCGACAGTCACAGTGGGTTGA